In Candidatus Neomarinimicrobiota bacterium, the genomic window TAATAGTTGATCTAGCATAGCTGTATGATAAACAAACGAGGCTACAATAACTGCATTTTTTTTGATATCTTCAATAGGTATTGTATCATAGAAATCTAAGTTTGTATGACCTCCAGTTCCACCAACCCGATCCTGTAAAAACTGAAAGGCCGGAAGCCCAGCTCTATCAAAAGGAATATGGTCTGTACTTCCAACACTCTGAGATCCAATGGTT contains:
- a CDS encoding peptidase M28, which translates into the protein KFSAYFNQDYGPGQYRGIYLQDNEHVRKIFTSWMKPFDDLGMTTIGSQSVGSTDHIPFDRAGLPAFQFLQDRVGGTGGHTNLDFYDTIPIEDIKKNAVIVASFVYHTAMLDQLLPKKKKL